A genomic region of Papaver somniferum cultivar HN1 chromosome 7, ASM357369v1, whole genome shotgun sequence contains the following coding sequences:
- the LOC113295533 gene encoding uncharacterized protein LOC113295533 has translation MEGEQSPNASIPTRQSTSISLDTASYRDPFFVHPSDNPNAVLCSPPLNGDNFASWKIGMMRVLRVKNKIGFIDGSISKPTDPAKLAEWMRADGLVISWIHAAILPSIKDSASYAPTAYLLWKDLENRHVESCAPKLYQLKQQLASIKQDGSSVMVFYGRLRAIWDEMDAIRPVSTCICANSKDAIDHLNQDRAMEFLQGLHDRYAGLRSNILQRIEFPPLLTIYNLVRQEEVQQSLANTIPIVESATLVVARHEDGHTRDRCYKLNGYPPKYKRKDGTTLATTSVVLQGVLPQQHDASKGMIPPPTTDGPLFPGLSADHLARLVAFAATLPATADEQPKMNLTGPIDEETYWSG, from the exons ATGGAAGGAGAACAAAGTCCTAATGCTTCAATCCCTACTAGGCAGTCAACTTCAATTTCTTTGGATACTGCTTCTTATCGTGATCCATTTTTTGTCCATCCATCGGACAACCCCAATGCTGTTCTTTGTAGCCCTCCATTAAACGGTGATAACTTTGCATCGTGGAAGATAGGAATGATGAGAGTTTTGCGTGTGAAGAACAAGATTGGTTTTATTGATGGATCTATTTCCAAACCAACTGATCCGGCCAAACTCGCAGAGTGGATGCGGGCAGATGGTCTTGTCATCAGTTGGATTCATGCTGCTATTCTTCCTAGCATTAAAGATAGTGCTTCTTATGCTCCTACTGCTTATCTTCTCTGGAAAGATCTCGAGAACAGGCATGTTGAGTCTTGTGCTCCAAAGCTATATCAATTGAAACAACAACTTGCTTCTATTAAGCAGGATGGTTCGTCTGTGATGGTTTTTTATGGTCGTCTTCGTGCTATTTGGGATGAAATGGATGCTATAAGACCTGTAAGTACTTGTATTTGTGCTAATTCCAAGGATGCTATTGATCATCTTAACCAAGATAGAGCCATGGAGTTCTTACAAGGCCTTCATGATAGGTATGCTGGTCTCCGTTCTAACATTTTGCAGCGTATTGAGTTTCCACCCTTGTTAACTATTTATAATTTAGTCCGACAAGAAGAGGTTCAACAATCTTTGGCTAATACCATTCCGATTGTTGAATCGGCTACCCTTGTTGTTGCTCGCCATGAAG ATGGTCATACTAGAGACCGTTGTTACAAACTGAATGGTTATCCACCAAAATATAAGCGCAAGGATGGCACAACTCTGGCTACCACTTCTGTTGTTCTTCAAGGTGTGCTACCACAAcaacatgatgcatcaaaagggATGATTCCTCCACCAACTACTGATGGTCCGCTTTTCCCTGGATTATCCGCTGATCATTTGGCTCGCTTGGTTGCTTTTGCTGCGACACTCCCTGCTACAGCAGACGAACAACCTAAAATGAATCTCACTG GACCGATCGACGAAGAAACTTATTGGTCAGGGTGA
- the LOC113295535 gene encoding uncharacterized protein LOC113295535, translating to MDGPYVAGRGRARYQQNELTVEQYYRREIFYAAIDSQLYEINRRFAESSMELLVLSSSMDPREAHEALNIDNICNLVDKFYPEDFSDYDKLNLRLELQHYEHRVLKHPEYKDLSSISHVCHWLVKTRQSMTYLLTYRLLVLTLPVPTTTTKG from the coding sequence ATGGACGGTCCTTATGTAGCAGGAAGAGGGAGAGCTCGGTATCAACAAAATGAACTGACAGTGGAACAATATTATCGAAGGGAAATCTTTTATGCTGCAATAGATTCTCAGTTATACGAAATTAACCGTCGTTTTGCAGAGAGTTCGATGGAGCTACTTGTTCTTAGTTCTTCTATGGATCCTCGTGAAGCGCATGAAGCTTTAAATATCGATAACATTTGTAACTTGGTGGACAAATTTTACCCCGAGGACTTCTCAGATTATGATAAACTGAACTTGAGACTGGAACTGCAACATTATGAGCACAGAGTTCTTAAACATCCGGAGTATAAAGATTTATCAAGCATTTCACATGTATGTCATTGGTTGGTAAAGACTAGGCAGTCAATGACCTATCTGCTTACTTACAGACTGCTCGTGCTTACACTTCCGGttcctacaacaacaacaaaaggatAA